In the genome of Solanum stenotomum isolate F172 unplaced genomic scaffold, ASM1918654v1 scaffold21465, whole genome shotgun sequence, one region contains:
- the LOC125851004 gene encoding FHA domain-containing protein PS1-like yields MKIKAMAEGIICETAEDFQESLVNPFSERFLWKDSSPRGSTWSCVDDFVLGPLRKTSKSGQAAKGLKLILLHNSHYRQICSGSTVS; encoded by the coding sequence GGTATAATCTGTGAGACAGcagaagatttccaagagagtcTGGTGAACCCATTCTCTGAGAGGTTTCTCTGGAAAGACAGCTCTCCCAGGGGAAGCACTTGGTCATGTGTGGATGACTTTGTTCTTGGACCTCTAAGGAAGACATCAAAGTCAGGACAAGCAGCAAAAGGCTTGAAGCTGATATTGCTTCATAATTCTCATTATAGGCAAATCTGTTCAGGCAGCACAGTTAGCTAG